A single genomic interval of Rhododendron vialii isolate Sample 1 chromosome 3a, ASM3025357v1 harbors:
- the LOC131319543 gene encoding protein STRICTOSIDINE SYNTHASE-LIKE 10, which produces MKTRLILAAAILAALSISLSLITNHLFTPPPLPGSLDNLHAAEIIHLPGALGPESLAFDPSGGGPYAGVADGRILKWIGDGHGWVDFAVTTSQRKDCVRPFAPEMEHVCGRPLGLRFDKNTGDLYIADAYFGLQVVGPSGGLATQLVAEVEGHPLLFTNDMDIDEDKDVIYFTDTSTSFHRRQFMPSILTGDKSGRLMKYDRSSKEVTILLRGLAFANGVALSKDRSFVLVAETTTCRILRLWLDGPNAGNFEVFADLLGFVDNIRRNSKGEFWVALHAKKGVLQNWAVSNPWVGKALLKLPLSFKKLHYLLVGGKPHATAIRLSESGEILEVLEDSEGKSLRFISEVEENNGKLWIGSVLMPFIGIYNL; this is translated from the exons atgaaaaccaGGCTCATCTTGGCAGCAGCAATACTAGCAGCCCTCTCAATTTCCCTATCATTAATCACTAATCATTTATTCACCCCACCTCCCTTACCTGGGTCCCTCGACAATCTCCACGCAGCAGAGATAATCCACCTCCCCGGAGCCCTCGGGCCGGAGAGCCTCGCCTTCGATCCCAGCGGCGGTGGACCCTACGCCGGCGTCGCCGACGGCCGGATTCTCAAGTGGATAGGTGATGGCCACGGTTGGGTCGATTTTGCTGTCACCACTTCTCAAAG GAAGGATTGTGTGCGTCCATTTGCACCCGAAATGGAGCATGTGTGTGGAAGGCCGTTAGGACTCCGGTTCGATAAAAATACTGGAGATCTTTACATTGCTGATGCCTACTTTGGCCTTCAAGTAGTTGGGCCAAGTGGAGGTTTGGCTACTCAGCTAGTTGCAGAAGTTGAAGGCCATCCTTTGCTATTCACAAATGATATGGACATCGATGAGGACAAAGATGTCATTTACTTCACAGACACAAGCACCAGTTTTCACCGAAG GCAATTCATGCCTTCAATTTTAACCGGCGACAAGTCTGGGAGGTTGATGAAATACGACAGATCAAGCAAAGAAGTAACAATTCTTCTTAGAGGCCTTGCTTTTGCCAATGGTGTAGCCTTGAGCAAAGATCGGTCCTTCGTTCTAGTAGCCGAAACAACTACATGTAGAATCTTAAGGCTCTGGCTCGATGGCCCAAATGCAGGAAACTTCGAAGTTTTCGCTGATCTACTGGGGTTTGTGGACAACATAAGAAGGAACTCAAAGGGTGAGTTTTGGGTGGCACTGCATGCCAAAAAAGGAGTTCTGCAAAACTGGGCTGTCTCAAATCCATGGGTTGGGAAAGCACTTTTGAAGCTTCCCCTTAGTTTCAAGAAACTGCACTACTTGTTGGTAGGAGGAAAGCCACATGCAACTGCAATAAGGTTGAGTGAGAGCGGAGAGATTCTGGAGGTGTTGGAAGATAGTGAAGGAAAGAGCTTGAGGTTTATTAGTGAAGTGGAGGAGAATAATGGCAAGCTGTGGATTGGGTCAGTGTTGATGCCTTTCATCGGCATTTACAATTTGTGA
- the LOC131319544 gene encoding uncharacterized protein LOC131319544 isoform X1 — MATTMAKISKVAGRLLSHKLPRPISRSGSCGNGVRAEFLVDRFGVSGGSFYSSAAVPVESDLVGSRLFGLKDYEDYRRALYGGITHKALLVDAVGTLVVPSQPMAQIYRQIGEKYGVEYSEAEILNRYRWAYEQPWGRSRLRYVNDGKPFWQYIVSSSTGCSDTQYFEELYNYYTTEKAWHLCDPDAEKVFKALRTSGVKLAVVSNFDTRLRPLLRALNCDHWFDAVAVSAEVAAEKPNPTIFLKACELLGVKPEDAVHVGDDRRNDIWGARDAGCDAWLWGSDVQSFKEDLSTLRGLEYKWFRLMLPTIKLEDFVSFTCRVMDFFHQIVASACTCRVCDGASLLLKG; from the exons ATGGCGACTACAATGGCCAAGATCAGTAAGGTTGCGGGCAGATTATTATCCCACAAATTACCAAGACCCATTTCCCGTTCTGGGTCGTGCGGTAATGGTGTTCGGGCCGAGTTTCTGGTGGATCGGTTTGGGGTTTCTGGTGGGTCATTCTATTCCTCGGCGGCGGTTCCTGTGGAGTCGGATTTGGTGGGTTCGAGGTTGTTTGGGTTGAAGGATTACGAGGATTACAGGAGGGCTCTGTATGGTGGCATCACTCACAAGGCTCTCTTGGTTGATGCTGTTGGAACCCTTGTTGTGCCGTCTCAGCCCATGGCCCag ATTTACAGACAGATTGGGGAGAAATATGGTGTTGAGTACTCGGAAGCTGAAATATTAAACAGATATAGGTGGGCTTATGAGCAGCCTTGGGGTAGATCTCGGCTCAG ATATGTTAATGATGGGAAACCATTCTGGCAATATATAGTTAGTTCTTCTACTGGCTGTTCCGACACTCAATACTTTGAAGAATTGTATAACTATTATACGACTGAAAAG GCGTGGCACCTCTGTGATCCGGATGCTGAAAAAGTATTCAAGGCTCTCAGGACCTCAGGCGTAAAGTTGGCTGTTGTGTCAAACTTTGACACTCGACTAAGACCTCTCTTGCGGGCTCTCAATTGTGACCACTGGTTTGATGCTGTGGCAGTGTCAGCTGAA GTCGCCGCAGAGAAGCCAAATCCCACTATATTTCTTAAAGCTTGCGAATTGTTGGGTGTAAAACCTGAGGATGCAGTTCACGTGGGGGATGATCGTAGAAATGATATTTGGGGTGCCAGAGATGCAGGTTGTGATGCTTGGCTTTGGGGAAGTGATGTACAGTCCTTCAAGGAG gatcTTTCTACTCTCCGAGGCCTAGAATATAAATGGTTTAGATTAATGTTGCCCACAATTAAACTGGAGGATTTCGTGTCCTTTACATGTCGTGTCATGGATTTTTTTCACCAAATTGTTGCTTCAGCATGTACTTGTCGTGTTTGTGACGGTGCTTCACTGCTTCTTAAGGGATGA
- the LOC131319544 gene encoding uncharacterized protein LOC131319544 isoform X2, protein MATTMAKISKVAGRLLSHKLPRPISRSGSCGNGVRAEFLVDRFGVSGGSFYSSAAVPVESDLVGSRLFGLKDYEDYRRALYGGITHKALLVDAVGTLVVPSQPMAQIYRQIGEKYGVEYSEAEILNRYRWAYEQPWGRSRLRYVNDGKPFWQYIVSSSTGCSDTQYFEELYNYYTTEKAWHLCDPDAEKVFKALRTSGVKLAVVSNFDTRLRPLLRALNCDHWFDAVAVSAEVAAEKPNPTIFLKACELLGVKPEDAVHVGDDRRNDIWGARDAGCDAWLWGSDVQSFKEVAQRIGVQI, encoded by the exons ATGGCGACTACAATGGCCAAGATCAGTAAGGTTGCGGGCAGATTATTATCCCACAAATTACCAAGACCCATTTCCCGTTCTGGGTCGTGCGGTAATGGTGTTCGGGCCGAGTTTCTGGTGGATCGGTTTGGGGTTTCTGGTGGGTCATTCTATTCCTCGGCGGCGGTTCCTGTGGAGTCGGATTTGGTGGGTTCGAGGTTGTTTGGGTTGAAGGATTACGAGGATTACAGGAGGGCTCTGTATGGTGGCATCACTCACAAGGCTCTCTTGGTTGATGCTGTTGGAACCCTTGTTGTGCCGTCTCAGCCCATGGCCCag ATTTACAGACAGATTGGGGAGAAATATGGTGTTGAGTACTCGGAAGCTGAAATATTAAACAGATATAGGTGGGCTTATGAGCAGCCTTGGGGTAGATCTCGGCTCAG ATATGTTAATGATGGGAAACCATTCTGGCAATATATAGTTAGTTCTTCTACTGGCTGTTCCGACACTCAATACTTTGAAGAATTGTATAACTATTATACGACTGAAAAG GCGTGGCACCTCTGTGATCCGGATGCTGAAAAAGTATTCAAGGCTCTCAGGACCTCAGGCGTAAAGTTGGCTGTTGTGTCAAACTTTGACACTCGACTAAGACCTCTCTTGCGGGCTCTCAATTGTGACCACTGGTTTGATGCTGTGGCAGTGTCAGCTGAA GTCGCCGCAGAGAAGCCAAATCCCACTATATTTCTTAAAGCTTGCGAATTGTTGGGTGTAAAACCTGAGGATGCAGTTCACGTGGGGGATGATCGTAGAAATGATATTTGGGGTGCCAGAGATGCAGGTTGTGATGCTTGGCTTTGGGGAAGTGATGTACAGTCCTTCAAGGAG GTTGCTCAGAGGATAGGAGTCCAGATCTGA